The stretch of DNA CGTCTTTCTGCGAAAACGTCAGAGACCGCTGCCCGATTAAAAATTCCTTTTCGTAAGGAAATAAAATCATTCCATCTTCGTCATTGCCCTTGCAGCATCTCTTTTTACAGAGTTCTCCGCAGTCGGCTTTGATCGGCGTTAACTTGTCAAGAAGGGCGTACGCCCGCTCCCAAATCTCCGAATAATCCGTCATAGAGTTTTCTTCACGGCGATCAAAAACATCGCCTTTTTGCCCTCGGCGGCAAACATCTTCTCGTGTTCCGTTTCTATATTATTCGGGTAATCGCTGTTCGACAAATCGGTGGTCAGGTACACAATCTCAAATCCGCTCTCGGTGAAATACCCGAGCGATTCTTCAAATAGTTCCTCGTCGTCAGTTTTAAAAAACACTTTTCCCCCATCACACAGAAAATCGCAGTATTTTATCAGCTGCTTTTTATGAGTCAGGCGTTTTTTCTTATGTTTCGGGCGGTTCCACGGGTTGCAGAAGTTGATGTAAATGCGTTCAATCATATCCTCCGGGGCGAGCATCCGCTCAATCAGCCCGATCTCCTGCGACATGATCTTGACATTGTCAATCGGCCTCCCGGCTTCGGCAAACAAACGCTCGATCGTGCGTTTGGCAACGACCAGCACCTCGCTTTTAATATCTACGGCAATCAGGTTGCTTTCCGGGTTTTGCAAAGCCAGTCGGGCCGCGAATCCGCCCTTGCCGCAGCCGAGTTCGAGCCAAAGCGGCTGTTCTTTTTCAAACGCCGCTTTCCAGTTCCCACGCCAGAGCCCCGGCGCGTCAATATGATGTACCCACGCCGCAAGTTCGGGTCTGGCGTAGGGCTTTCGTCGCATGCGCACAATATATCTTCCTTTACACTATAATAATATAAAAACAACGAGAAGCACTCTGCGCATGCGTGATGCGTATCGCATGCGATTATATTCCTTTACTTGAAATTTATTTAAGCCAATAACAGGGATTTCCGCGAATTCGCTTTATACGTAATCTTATCTCTCGTGAGTATATTTAAATCCGTTTATAAAGTTCCTGATATTGCTTTGCCGACTTCCCCCATGAGTTGTCGCAGGACGCGGTGTATTTGCGCAGCTGATTCCAGTTCTTTTTATCGGCGTAGAGCTTCAGCGCGTCATCGAGCGTATTCAGCAACTCGTCTCCGTGGTACCGGCCCATCACAAAACCGTTTCCGCTGCCGAGGCGGCAGTCGGTGACGGTGTCTTTCAGTCCGCCGACCGGGTTGACAATCGGCACGCATGCATACCGCATCGCGATCATCTGTGAGAGCCCGCACGGCTCGGTTGCCGACGGCATTAAAAACAGATCTGAACCTGCGTAGATTTTTCTTGCAAGCGACCCGTTGAACCCGAAGTATACCCCGACTCTGCCCGGATATTTGACGCGCATCCGCTCAAAGAAATCGGTGTAGCTCTGTTCGCCCGACCCGAGCAGCACAAAGCGGACGTCCCGTTCCATCATCCGCTCGAAGACCTCGCAGACCACATCAAGCCCCTTGAGTCCCACGAGCCGTGTGACCATTGCTATAATCGGGGTCTCAGGTTTCTCTTCAAGGCCGAATTCGATTTCAAGCGCGGCCTTGTCATAAGTTTTCCCGCGCAGATTTTCGGCGGTGAAGTTGGATTTGATTTCAGCGTCGGTCTCGGGGTCATAAAATTCATAGTCGATGCCGTTGACGATGCCGAATAGTTTGCCCGCATTGCTGCGCATGATATTATCGAGTCCGTAAGCAAATTGCGGTGTCTGAATCTCCTCCGCATAAGTCGGGCTGACCGTGGTCAGCGCGCTGCAGCAGACGATGCCGCCCTTCATAAAGTTTAACTGCCCGTTGAATTCGAGAATCGGCAGCATGCGCTCGTCCATTCCTAACAAATCGCCGAGGTGATAGGGGTTGCATAACCCCTGATAATTGATGTTATGGATTGTGAACACAATACGCACCCGGTCAAACAGCGGAGTATCCCGGTACATAGCGTTGATGTAGACCGGGATCAGAGCGGTATGCCAGTCGTTGACGTGTATCACCTGTACCCGAAGTTCGAGGTTCAGCAGCATACAGATCACGGCTTTGGAAAAAAACGCGAACCGCTCGCCGTCATCGTCGTAGCCATAGGGCCTGTCCCGCTTAAAATAATATTCATTGTCGATAAAGTAATAATCGACTCCGTCTTTTTGCAGTAAAAAGATC from Oscillospiraceae bacterium encodes:
- the trmB gene encoding tRNA (guanosine(46)-N7)-methyltransferase TrmB yields the protein MRMRRKPYARPELAAWVHHIDAPGLWRGNWKAAFEKEQPLWLELGCGKGGFAARLALQNPESNLIAVDIKSEVLVVAKRTIERLFAEAGRPIDNVKIMSQEIGLIERMLAPEDMIERIYINFCNPWNRPKHKKKRLTHKKQLIKYCDFLCDGGKVFFKTDDEELFEESLGYFTESGFEIVYLTTDLSNSDYPNNIETEHEKMFAAEGKKAMFLIAVKKTL
- the glgA gene encoding glycogen synthase GlgA: MNILYAASEVAPFSQSGGLGDVAGSLPKELVKLGESVSVVSPLYGMIGQAWRDQMTFLMNFNVKLAWRSQYCGIFLLQKDGVDYYFIDNEYYFKRDRPYGYDDDGERFAFFSKAVICMLLNLELRVQVIHVNDWHTALIPVYINAMYRDTPLFDRVRIVFTIHNINYQGLCNPYHLGDLLGMDERMLPILEFNGQLNFMKGGIVCCSALTTVSPTYAEEIQTPQFAYGLDNIMRSNAGKLFGIVNGIDYEFYDPETDAEIKSNFTAENLRGKTYDKAALEIEFGLEEKPETPIIAMVTRLVGLKGLDVVCEVFERMMERDVRFVLLGSGEQSYTDFFERMRVKYPGRVGVYFGFNGSLARKIYAGSDLFLMPSATEPCGLSQMIAMRYACVPIVNPVGGLKDTVTDCRLGSGNGFVMGRYHGDELLNTLDDALKLYADKKNWNQLRKYTASCDNSWGKSAKQYQELYKRI